The following are encoded in a window of Deferrivibrio essentukiensis genomic DNA:
- a CDS encoding Na(+)/H(+) antiporter subunit D: protein MIGSLPIFTLFFLGAILLAFTKGKMHKALFIAIPAIAFVALIYTPVNVEFGGSFLGLNLKFIFIDKLSKVWGYIFAIMAFSSAIFAYHNDDYKENIYATLYIGSSYGVVFAGNLLTLFIFWELMAIFSTMIIFARKTDTSTKAGFRYLLVHAFGGQLLFAGMILYYFKTGSLDFGYIGLQNIASVLIMLGFAVNAAIPPFSAWLSDSYPESTVTGTVFLSAYTSKTAVYVLARSFPGEEILLYAGAIMTVYGIIYAILENDMRRVLSYSIINQVGFMIAGVGIGTQMAINGAAAHAFAHILYKALLMMGAGAVLYRTGISKTSRLGGLYKTMPYTLIFSCIGAAAISAFPLTSGFTSKSLIIAASLEEHKTIVYHILLLASAGVFLHAGIKFPYFVFFQKDSGLRPKEAPFNMLIAMGFVSFLCILLGVKPELLYSILPYEVNFEPYTPSHVLLQLQILMFSAAAFFFMLPMLKRTETITLDTDWFYRKGAKLFIIFVDKVVIYIGSNIKSYLFDKIPSKASYFFTNPAGYIKTVYNIIYYKVFEDNPIKLEENLSKLNDIRSVKTDVHLGNSMIWVTVFIVFYLLIYYFSI, encoded by the coding sequence ATGATAGGTAGTTTACCGATTTTTACACTTTTCTTTTTAGGTGCGATTTTACTTGCCTTTACCAAAGGTAAAATGCACAAGGCTCTTTTTATTGCTATTCCTGCTATTGCTTTTGTAGCTCTAATATACACACCTGTAAATGTTGAATTTGGCGGAAGTTTTCTAGGACTTAACTTGAAATTTATATTTATTGATAAATTAAGTAAAGTGTGGGGTTATATTTTTGCCATTATGGCGTTCTCGTCCGCAATATTTGCATATCACAATGACGATTATAAAGAAAACATATATGCTACATTATATATTGGAAGTTCCTATGGTGTTGTCTTCGCAGGCAACTTACTGACATTATTTATTTTCTGGGAACTAATGGCTATTTTTTCTACAATGATTATATTTGCCAGAAAAACTGATACTTCTACAAAAGCAGGTTTTAGATATCTTTTAGTTCACGCTTTTGGTGGACAGCTATTATTTGCAGGAATGATACTATATTACTTTAAGACAGGCAGTCTTGATTTTGGATATATAGGGCTTCAAAATATAGCATCCGTCTTAATAATGCTTGGCTTTGCAGTTAATGCTGCAATCCCTCCTTTCTCTGCTTGGCTTTCAGACTCCTACCCTGAATCTACCGTAACTGGTACTGTTTTTTTAAGTGCATACACAAGTAAAACTGCTGTTTATGTTTTAGCTAGAAGTTTTCCGGGTGAAGAGATTCTTCTTTATGCTGGTGCAATAATGACAGTATATGGAATAATTTACGCTATATTAGAAAATGATATGAGAAGAGTATTATCTTACAGCATTATTAACCAGGTAGGATTTATGATTGCAGGAGTGGGAATTGGGACTCAAATGGCAATAAACGGTGCTGCAGCTCATGCATTTGCCCATATTCTTTATAAGGCTCTTTTAATGATGGGAGCAGGAGCAGTATTATATAGGACAGGTATCAGTAAAACTTCAAGACTTGGCGGACTTTATAAAACCATGCCATATACCCTTATCTTCAGCTGTATTGGAGCAGCTGCAATTTCTGCTTTCCCTCTAACAAGTGGCTTTACATCAAAATCACTTATAATCGCCGCTTCTTTAGAAGAACATAAAACTATAGTATATCATATACTACTTTTAGCTTCTGCTGGTGTATTTTTACACGCCGGTATTAAATTTCCTTACTTTGTTTTCTTTCAAAAAGATTCTGGACTAAGACCTAAGGAAGCACCTTTTAATATGCTAATAGCCATGGGATTTGTTAGTTTTCTTTGTATTCTTCTCGGAGTAAAACCAGAATTATTATACAGTATACTACCATATGAAGTTAACTTTGAGCCGTACACTCCTTCTCATGTATTATTGCAGCTACAGATACTCATGTTTTCAGCTGCTGCATTCTTTTTTATGTTACCTATGTTAAAAAGAACTGAAACTATTACTCTTGATACTGATTGGTTTTATAGAAAAGGGGCAAAACTGTTTATAATTTTTGTTGACAAAGTGGTAATTTATATTGGAAGTAATATAAAAAGCTATTTGTTTGACAAAATACCGTCAAAAGCATCATACTTTTTCACTAATCCTGCTGGTTACATTAAGACTGTATACAATATTATTTACTACAAAGTTTTTGAAGATAACCCAATAAAACTAGAAGAAAATTTATCTAAATTGAATGACATTAGGTCTGTTAAAACTGATGTTCATTTAGGGAACTCAATGATTTGGGTTACCGTTTTTATCGTTTTTTATCTCTTAATCTATTATTTTAGCATATAA
- a CDS encoding ABC transporter substrate-binding protein, whose product MKKILSIALLFLLLTTISFAKTINVGISQIVEHPALDACRQGIIDKLKELGYEEGKNIHYDIQIAQGNVATANQIAKNFVGDKKDLIIAIATPTALAVANATKHIPIVISAITDPVGAKLVKSLEKPGTNVTGTTDMSPVKEQLALFKELGLNVKSVGIIYNAGEANSRTLVNLAKKAAKDLNIDIFEATVTNSSGVLLAAKSLVGKVDGIYIPTDNTVVSALESVLQVSYDNKIPVITGDTDSVERGSLASLGMNYYKLGLQTGEIAYKVLNGANPAETPVETLKDLELFINLKTAKKIGVNIPEEMTKKAAKVIK is encoded by the coding sequence ATGAAGAAAATTTTAAGTATTGCTTTACTTTTTTTGCTTTTAACTACTATTTCTTTTGCTAAGACAATTAATGTGGGGATTTCTCAAATTGTAGAGCACCCTGCTCTTGATGCATGCAGGCAGGGAATCATTGATAAGTTAAAAGAATTAGGATATGAGGAAGGTAAAAATATTCACTACGATATTCAGATTGCTCAAGGTAACGTTGCTACGGCAAATCAAATAGCTAAAAACTTTGTAGGTGACAAAAAAGACCTCATTATAGCTATAGCAACCCCTACTGCACTTGCAGTTGCAAACGCAACAAAACATATTCCGATAGTAATTTCAGCTATAACTGACCCTGTTGGTGCAAAGCTTGTTAAATCTCTTGAAAAGCCCGGCACAAATGTAACAGGGACAACCGATATGAGTCCGGTAAAAGAGCAACTTGCACTTTTTAAAGAGTTGGGACTTAATGTAAAAAGTGTAGGAATCATTTACAACGCAGGTGAGGCTAACAGCAGGACACTTGTTAATCTGGCAAAAAAGGCTGCAAAAGATTTAAATATAGATATCTTTGAGGCAACAGTTACAAACAGCAGCGGTGTACTTTTGGCTGCAAAATCACTTGTAGGTAAAGTTGACGGTATATATATCCCTACTGATAATACTGTTGTTTCAGCCCTTGAATCTGTACTTCAGGTATCTTATGACAATAAAATCCCTGTCATCACAGGCGATACAGATTCTGTTGAAAGGGGCTCACTTGCATCACTCGGTATGAATTATTACAAACTTGGCCTTCAAACCGGTGAAATAGCATATAAAGTATTAAATGGTGCAAATCCTGCAGAAACTCCGGTAGAAACATTGAAAGATTTAGAACTTTTCATAAACCTTAAAACTGCCAAAAAAATAGGTGTAAACATTCCTGAAGAAATGACAAAAAAGGCTGCCAAGGTAATTAAATAA
- a CDS encoding monovalent cation/H+ antiporter subunit D family protein encodes MTEALNSPLPLIAVIIPLLITLPILLAKKNPNTRDFFSIAGAFTTFLVVFNIYLKVKNGEILEFQLIEFLPGLVLKFKVDAFGVFFALMASFLWFVTTFYSIGYMRGNNEKNQTRFFVFFAISMFAAISAAFSGNLITLYLFYEIITFATYPLVAHKQTKEAIQGARRYLSYLLLTSVMFFLPALIYIYTTTGNLDFTLGGVLNSANDIDKSVLGIMLLFFVFGSAKAAVMPFHLWLPSAMVAPTPVSALLHAVAVVKTGVFVIVRVFVYIYGIDFLKGISTSNLVTIFAAFTIIVASMVALRQDNIKARLAYSTISQLSYIVLSVSLLSITGAIGAIMHIVAHGFAKITLFFWAGAVYVANHKTKVSELNGIAKYMPYSMAAFTVGALSMIGFPPMAGLISKWFIANGAVEGGKAWVIGILVISALLNAGYFVPIFINAYLKPAQHTDNHHLHEAPLMMLIPIMVTSILTIAIFLYPDMFLNLAKMALGIGG; translated from the coding sequence ATGACTGAAGCACTGAACTCTCCTCTTCCGTTAATTGCAGTTATTATTCCTCTTTTGATAACATTACCAATCCTGTTAGCAAAAAAGAACCCAAATACTCGTGATTTTTTTAGTATAGCTGGTGCATTTACAACCTTTTTAGTTGTTTTCAATATCTACTTAAAAGTAAAAAATGGAGAAATTCTTGAATTTCAGCTTATAGAGTTTTTACCTGGCCTTGTCTTAAAATTTAAAGTGGATGCATTCGGTGTCTTCTTTGCGTTAATGGCATCTTTTTTATGGTTTGTAACAACATTTTACTCAATTGGGTATATGCGTGGCAATAACGAAAAAAATCAGACCAGATTTTTTGTTTTCTTTGCTATTTCAATGTTTGCAGCTATCAGCGCTGCCTTTTCCGGCAACTTAATTACTCTTTATCTATTTTATGAAATAATTACATTTGCAACGTATCCACTTGTTGCTCACAAGCAGACAAAAGAAGCGATACAGGGTGCAAGAAGGTATCTTTCTTATTTGTTACTCACATCTGTTATGTTTTTTCTACCTGCGTTAATTTATATCTATACAACGACAGGAAATTTAGATTTCACATTAGGAGGAGTATTAAACTCTGCGAATGATATAGACAAGTCAGTGTTAGGTATTATGTTATTATTTTTTGTATTCGGTTCGGCCAAAGCTGCTGTGATGCCTTTTCATCTATGGCTACCATCTGCTATGGTTGCTCCTACCCCTGTCAGTGCATTGTTACATGCAGTAGCTGTTGTCAAAACTGGAGTATTTGTTATTGTAAGAGTATTTGTATATATTTATGGAATTGACTTTTTAAAAGGTATATCTACGTCAAATTTAGTTACCATTTTTGCTGCATTTACGATTATAGTTGCATCTATGGTTGCCCTCAGACAGGACAATATTAAAGCAAGATTGGCTTACTCAACGATTAGTCAATTATCCTACATTGTACTATCTGTTTCGCTTCTAAGTATTACTGGAGCAATAGGAGCTATAATGCATATTGTTGCTCATGGTTTTGCCAAGATAACTCTTTTCTTCTGGGCAGGTGCTGTTTATGTAGCCAACCATAAGACTAAAGTAAGTGAACTTAATGGTATAGCCAAGTATATGCCTTACAGTATGGCTGCTTTTACTGTTGGTGCGCTTTCTATGATAGGTTTTCCTCCAATGGCTGGACTTATCAGCAAATGGTTTATTGCAAATGGTGCAGTTGAAGGTGGAAAAGCTTGGGTAATAGGGATACTTGTTATTAGTGCCCTTTTAAATGCTGGATATTTTGTGCCAATATTTATAAACGCTTACCTAAAGCCAGCACAACATACTGATAACCATCACTTACATGAAGCACCATTAATGATGCTTATTCCAATAATGGTTACCTCGATACTTACAATTGCTATTTTTCTTTATCCTGATATGTTTTTAAACTTGGCTAAAATGGCACTTGGAATTGGAGGATAA